One genomic region from Cataglyphis hispanica isolate Lineage 1 chromosome 11, ULB_Chis1_1.0, whole genome shotgun sequence encodes:
- the LOC126852797 gene encoding 40S ribosomal protein S13: MGRMHSHGKGISQSALPYRRSVPTWLKLTPEDCKELIYKLAKKGHTPSQIGVILRDSHGVAQVRFRTGNKILRIVKSMGLAPDLPEDLYYLIKKAVAVRKHLERNRKDKDSKFRLILVESRIHRLARYYKAKGSLPPNWKYESSTASALVA; this comes from the exons ATGGGTCGTATGCACTCACATGG aaagggTATATCCCAATCCGCTCTTCCTTATCGAAGAAGTGTACCAACTTGGTTGAAATTGACACCAGAAGACTGTAAAGAACTTATCTACAAATTAGCAAAGAAAGGACATACTCCATCTCAAAttg GTGTCATACTACGTGACTCGCATGGCGTTGCCCAAGTACGATTCCGTACAGGAAATAAGATCCTGCGTATTGTGAAAAGCATGGGCTTGGCCCCAGATCTACCGGaagatttgtattatttaatcaaaaaggCAGTCGCTGTCCGTAAACATTTGGAGCGAAATCGCAAGGACAAGGACAGTAAATTCCGTTTGATTCTTGTCGAATCGAGAATTCACAGGCTGGCACGTTACTATAAAGCGAAAGGATCTCTGCCGCCAAATTGGAAATATGAAAGTTCTACAGCCAGTGCTCTTGTagcttga
- the LOC126852774 gene encoding uncharacterized protein LOC126852774: MLTTPKRKGGLFLASSLCDGLEDNNIRQVVTLLLNKDADPNILIPTHGVTPFHLVIGNDSEEFAEEVTKLFLRHGGNPNVRSNDGMTPVHVAAAWGRINILKLLLANGGDPLCLDNDGRSPFHYAFDGKYFKAVTLLSNYCEDIQDEDDKPKYSMALDKVLITNGDIVAEYVASKDTVSNLDNITMKNLLTDCKSNSSSVIVNLNDVSNVHNIIETKCELSNNLDEYFSRATNMMTTQLQNNHVVTDKKEMSNHSFIDLDFDFANLHLSDVMQKEKCLVSQIINHLSSSLASDCTINETLHNCKSNKREKSDFDMPFELKKNEGAHYNHKYYKNLKDYLYKLQINTSNENILKPNISNVKEQNICSKYSAQNPSRKQHKKNSNDIPVTPSYILDNSIVSMSPNFNTPNHRKRKNTAKTPLTPSYINNDPIVSKSPNFTTPVCTTGKRNPAKTSHVNEYFSTNVFKKFRECTIQTQYSELTRQKKHIARSTPRRKKKSIYKIYSGKKRFGPYRYESDVTSDEFTADNKLKPVDLNKTIFSEEAEDIRYDIMDTSSEYSLLNVKESSKTRFLQNHCNNCMITKLDKGRYDEEDNSESNLLNNSFNQKEKENKSINNFKEYIKFENYQVNTNFVTVRKNIFKIDKTSEMTNAFINNIKSSYTTESDMHTENFIDCVDCDTKKLLNEDLDMSINKTCNLHAKNWCNNEFQKSYKLSIENNSLSIMNLPIQCKKQIYLLDSEKSSSSRLENNTDFKKMENMPKVKDLDMYKIEKNSSVLSYVSTQEYKYEDPEEGVVLLERRLCITPYSTLSENECDVKSKLIMSGASSSQNLPELLFMDDAALIRELRQLGDQPGPITNTTRQLYQRRLMRLKNVRDANIPSISNVRNISQNHTELYDRIKSHLEFGDWLNHVNTYKSLEKHVFQEFVSPDPSRRWREGRSKTSFNYLLLDPRITQDLPNRSVHLAEAEVWSIFLNAIFYIGKGKRSRPFDHLYDAFKTWVGSSTITSKKIKCILDIWNNDHGVVCLHIFQNVIPVEAYTREAAMIDAIGREHLGNCKSGEYYGVAATWSMQQKRKFGRYLLYKALKIFLQEGESQLFPQHL; the protein is encoded by the exons ATGTTGACGACTCCAAAAAGAAAAGGTGGCCTATTTTTAGCTTCATCCCTTTGCGATGGACTTGAAGACAATAATATAAG GCAAGTGGTGACTCTTCTGTTAAATAAAGATGCAGATCCCAATATCTTAATTCCAACGCATGGAGTAACTCCATTTCATTTAGTTATTGGAAATGATTCAGAAGAATTTGCAGAAGAAGTTACCAAGTTATTCTTACGTCATGGGGGCAATCCCAATGTGAg ATCAAATGATGGAATGACTCCGGTTCACGTAGCAGCAGCTTGgggaagaataaatatattaaagttactTTTAGCAAATGGTGGTGATCCATTGTGTTTGGACAATGATGGACGTAGTCCATTTCACTATGCCTTTGATGGAAAGTATTTCAAAGCTGTGACATTACTCTCAAATTATTGTGAGGACATTCAAGATGAGGATGACAAGCCAAAATATAGTATGGCGCTTG ataaagttttaattactaaTGGAGACATTGTTGCTGAATATGTTGCATCAAAAGACACAGTAtcaaatttagataatataacAATGAAGAATTTGCTTACTGATTGTAAGTCCAATTCTTCCTCAGTTATTGTAAACTTGAATGATGTAtcaaatgtacataatattattgaaactaAATGTGAACTATCAAACAATCTAGATGAATATTTCTCTAGAGCTACTAATATGATGACTACTCAATTGCAGAATAATCATGTAGTgactgataaaaaagaaatgtcaaatCATTCATTCATTGATCTCGATTTTGACTTTGCAAATCTACATCTTTCTGATGtcatgcaaaaagaaaagtgtCTTGTTAGTCAAATCATTAATCATCTCTCATCATCATTAGCAAGTGATTGTACTATTAACGAGACTTTGCATAACTGCAAAAGTAACAAACGCGAGAAAAGTGATTTTGACATGCCATTTGAACTAAAGAAGAATGAAGGAGCACATTATAaccataaatattacaaaaatttaaaggattatttgtataaattacagATCAATACTTCTAATGAAAACATCTTAAAAcctaatatttctaatgtgaaagaacaaaatatatgttcaaAATATAGCGCTCAAAATCCTTCTAGAAaacagcataaaaaaaattctaatgacATTCCTGTAACACCATCTTATATCTTGGATAATTCTATTGTTAGTATGTCACCAAACTTTAACACACCTAAtcatagaaagagaaaaaatactgCGAAGACGCCGTTAACACCATCGTATATTAACAATGACCCTATTGTTAGTAAGTCGCCCAATTTTACAACACCAGTTTGCACAACTGGGAAGAGAAATCCAGCAAAGACATCACACgtcaatgaatatttttccacAAACGTATTTAAGAAGTTTCGCGAGTGCACAATTCAAACGCAATATTCCGAACTTACTCGGCagaaaaaacatattgcaCGATCAACGccaagaagaaagaaaaaatcgatatataaaatttattctggtaaaaaaagatttggtCCTTATCGATATGAAAGCGATGTCACTTCTGATGAATTTACtgctgataataaattaaaaccagttgatttgaataaaacaatattttcggAGGAGGCTGAAGATATTCGTTATGATATCATGGACACAAGTAgtgaatattcattattaaatgttaaagaatCTTCGAAAAcaagatttttgcaaaatcattGTAACAATTGCATGATAACAAAGTTAGATAAGGGAAGATATGATGAAGAAGATAACAGTGAATCAAATCTTTTAAACAACAGCTTTAATCaaaaggaaaaggaaaacaaatctattaacaattttaaggaatatataaaatttgaaaattatcaagTAAACACCAATTTTGTAAcagttagaaaaaatatatttaaaattgataagacATCGGAAATGACGAAtgctttcattaataatataaaatcttcatATACAACTGAATCTGATATGCatacagaaaattttatagattgtgTTGACTGTGATACCAAGAAATTATTGAATGAAGATCTGGACATGAGTATTAATAAGACTTGTAATTTACATGCAAAAAATTGGTGCAATAATGAGtttcaaaaatcatataaattaagtaTAGAGAATAATTCATTGTCAATTATGAACTTACctatacaatgtaaaaaacaaatttatttattggattCTGAAAAATCATCTTCCTCGAGACTAGAGAATAACACTGATTTCAAGAAGATGGAGAATATGCCAAAAGTCAAAGATTTAGATAtgtacaaaattgaaaaaaactc GTCTGTGCTTTCATATGTTAGCActcaagaatataaatatgaagatCCAGAAGAAGGTGTAGTTTTATTAGAACGACGACTTTGTATTACACCATATAG taCTTTAAGTGAAAATGAATGTGATGTcaaaagcaaattaattatgtctG gtGCATCCAGTTCTCAAAATTTACCAGAGCTATTATTTATGGATGATGCTGCTCTTATACGAGAGCTTAGACAGCTTGGTGATCAACCTGGTCCAATCACTAATACAACTAGGCAGCTTTACCAAAGACGTCTTATGCGTTTAAAAAACGTTAGAGATGCTAATATTCCATCGATCTCGAACGTCCGAAACATCTCACAAAATCACACAGAACTGTATGATCGAATCAAGTCCCATTTAGAGTTTGGAGATTGGTTAAATCATGTTAATACATACAAAAGTCTGGAAAAGCATGTATTCCAAGAATTTGTATCGCCAGATCCATCTCGGAGGTGGCGCGAAGGCAGATCAAAAACATCTTTCAATTATTTGCTATTAGATCCGCGTATAACGCAGGATCTACCGAATCGTAGTGTTCATCTTGCAGAAGCTGAAGTTTGGTCGATCTTTCTTAacgctatattttatattggcaAAGGCAAACGTTCCAGACCTTTCGATCATCTTTACGATGCATTTAAAACATGGGTTGGCAGTTCAACtattacaagtaaaaaaattaaatgcatccTCGATATATGGAACAATGATCATGGTGTGGtctgtttacatatttttcaaaatgttattCCCGTGGAAGCTTATACAAGAGAAGCTGCTATGATAGATGCAATAGGAAGAGAACATTTAGGTAATTGCAAGAGCGGCGAGTACTACGGCGTTGCAGCAACATGGAGCATGCAACAAAAACGGAAATTTGgaagatatttattgtacaaagctttgaaaatttttttacaagaggGAGAAAGCCAACTTTTTCCTCAGCATTTATAA
- the LOC126852798 gene encoding 39S ribosomal protein L42, mitochondrial, producing MNPTFRMVRACIYSARYVKYSTLPSEAVIFTEDDRMVVCWHPEKQFPYECSLPLPKEQPDNSVLCIGEKDIADVFRKKKQNEIVHELAKITYTTKHRWYPRSRDKKAKQTEPDRPYL from the coding sequence atGAATCCTACGTTCCGCATGGTTCGAGCTTGCATATATTCTGCAAGATATGTCAAGTACAGTACTTTACCTTCGGAAGCAGTAATATTTACGGAAGATGATAGAATGGTTGTCTGTTGGCATCCAGAGAAACAATTTCCATATGAATGTTCCTTACCCCTGCCTAAAGAGCAGCCAGATAATTCTGTATTATGTATCGGAGAAAAAGACATTGCAGATGTTTTTAGGAAAAAGAAGCAAAATGAGATTGTGCATGAATTAGCAAAGATTACATACACTACCAAACATAGATGGTATCCTAGAAGCAGAGACAAAAAAGCGAAACAGACCGAACCTGACAGACCATACTTGTAA